A region of Pseudomonas putida DNA encodes the following proteins:
- a CDS encoding C40 family peptidase codes for MLKRFAPLVPLALVTLLFGCAAQGPVSQPQDHTPISAQSAFKAKASSSSVFGEPEELATEDDLEAFSSNSKPYQLPVLADSILERGMALIGTRYRFGGTSEKSGFDCSGFIGYLFREEAGMTLPRSTREMINVDAPKVARNKLKPGDLLFFSTNGRGRVSHAGIYLGDNQFIHSSSRRSGGVRIDSLGDRYWSKTFIEAKRALAMAPTNIARN; via the coding sequence ATGCTAAAGCGCTTCGCACCCCTCGTGCCCCTCGCACTCGTGACCCTGCTTTTTGGCTGCGCGGCCCAAGGCCCGGTATCCCAGCCCCAGGATCACACCCCGATCTCCGCACAATCGGCGTTCAAGGCCAAAGCCTCGTCTTCGTCCGTATTCGGCGAACCGGAAGAGCTGGCCACTGAAGATGACCTGGAGGCGTTCTCCAGCAACAGCAAGCCTTATCAGCTGCCGGTTCTGGCTGACAGCATTCTCGAGCGCGGCATGGCCCTGATCGGCACCCGCTACCGCTTCGGTGGTACCTCGGAGAAGTCCGGCTTCGACTGCAGCGGCTTTATTGGTTACCTGTTCCGCGAAGAAGCCGGCATGACCTTGCCGCGTTCGACGCGCGAAATGATCAACGTCGATGCCCCGAAAGTGGCCCGCAACAAGCTCAAGCCAGGCGACCTGCTGTTCTTCAGCACCAATGGCCGCGGTCGCGTCAGCCATGCCGGTATCTACCTGGGTGACAATCAGTTCATCCACTCCAGCAGCCGCCGCAGCGGTGGCGTGCGCATCGACAGCCTCGGTGATCGCTACTGGAGCAAGACCTTCATCGAAGCCAAGCGTGCCTTGGCGATGGCGCCGACTAACATCGCGCGCAACTGA
- the hda gene encoding DnaA regulatory inactivator Hda, with the protein MKPPIQLPLGVRLRDDATFINYYPGANAAALGYVERLCEADAGWTESLIYLWGKQGVGRTHLLQAATHRFQQLGEPAVYLPLAQLVERGVELLDHLEQYELVCIDDLHVIAGKADWEEAMFHLFNRLRDSGRRLLLAASSSPRELPIKLADLKSRLTLALIFQMRGMSDEDKLRALQLRASRRGLHLTDEVGHFILTRGTRSMSALFDLLERLDQASLQAQRKLTIPFLKETLGW; encoded by the coding sequence ATGAAACCACCGATCCAGTTGCCCCTGGGTGTGCGCCTGCGCGATGACGCCACCTTCATCAACTACTATCCGGGCGCCAATGCCGCGGCATTGGGCTACGTCGAGCGTCTTTGCGAAGCCGACGCCGGCTGGACCGAGAGCCTCATCTACCTGTGGGGCAAGCAGGGTGTTGGCCGCACCCACCTGTTGCAGGCCGCCACCCACCGTTTCCAGCAATTGGGCGAGCCCGCCGTCTACCTGCCGTTGGCGCAGTTGGTCGAGCGCGGTGTCGAGTTGCTCGATCACCTCGAACAATACGAGCTGGTGTGCATCGACGACCTCCATGTGATTGCCGGCAAGGCCGATTGGGAAGAGGCCATGTTCCACCTGTTCAACCGCCTGCGCGACAGTGGCCGTCGTTTGCTGCTGGCGGCCTCCAGCTCGCCCCGCGAATTGCCCATCAAGCTGGCCGACCTCAAGTCGCGGCTGACCCTGGCGCTGATCTTCCAGATGCGTGGCATGTCCGATGAGGACAAGCTGCGTGCCCTGCAGCTGCGTGCGTCGCGCCGTGGCCTGCACCTCACCGATGAGGTCGGCCACTTTATCCTGACCCGCGGTACCCGCAGCATGAGCGCACTGTTCGATCTGCTCGAGCGCCTCGATCAGGCTTCGCTGCAGGCACAGCGCAAGCTGACCATTCCTTTTCTCAAGGAAACCCTGGGCTGGTAA